The following proteins come from a genomic window of Nitrospira sp.:
- a CDS encoding HtrA protease/chaperone protein: protein MKTGRLLKQIAMWGAVGSLAVPVSTLAGSQQTPAINGHDLQSQVKGAANKVIPAVVSIASTVMVRDQAFSDETLPFGLFKEPPTRRQYGQGSGVLVTPDGYIITNNHVVADAVDVEVILADRRQYKGKVVATDPKTDVAVVKIHASNLPTATWGDSSHLAVGDFVLAIGNPLGLSRTVTFGIVSAVGRADVGVADFEDFIQTDAPINPGNSGGALVNIHGELVGINTAIASPTGGSVGVGFAIPSNMARAAMQSLIKTGRVVRGFLGASTQDVSPPLGKIFRLPDVKGAIVTDVQSKGSAERAGLKRGDVVVRFDGRDIMDSGQLRNLVAQSPIGSKHRVDLIREGKQYQADLVIQEAPRERMKKNQMASSAVSTAHPLAGVVFDDVTPPLARQMDLPVNNGVVVTDIEDGSLAETSGLQPGDVVLEMNRQPVNSFAVLQRLADPLKPTDLALLLVNRQGNVMYIPVQGE from the coding sequence GTGAAAACCGGCAGGCTGTTGAAACAGATCGCCATGTGGGGAGCTGTGGGAAGTTTGGCTGTTCCGGTATCGACCCTGGCGGGCAGTCAACAGACGCCTGCGATTAACGGCCACGATTTGCAAAGCCAAGTCAAGGGCGCCGCCAATAAGGTCATTCCGGCGGTGGTGAGCATCGCGTCAACCGTCATGGTGCGCGATCAGGCCTTCAGCGATGAGACCTTGCCGTTCGGTCTATTCAAAGAGCCGCCGACCCGCCGGCAATATGGGCAGGGGTCCGGAGTGCTTGTTACGCCGGACGGTTACATCATCACGAATAACCATGTGGTCGCCGACGCCGTCGATGTGGAAGTGATCCTGGCGGATCGCCGCCAATACAAAGGGAAGGTCGTCGCCACCGATCCAAAGACCGACGTGGCGGTCGTGAAAATTCATGCGTCGAACCTTCCCACTGCGACCTGGGGGGATTCGAGCCACTTGGCCGTCGGAGATTTCGTGCTTGCGATCGGCAACCCGCTGGGATTGAGCCGCACCGTCACGTTCGGTATCGTGAGCGCGGTCGGTCGCGCGGATGTCGGAGTGGCGGATTTCGAGGATTTCATCCAGACGGATGCGCCGATCAACCCGGGGAATTCAGGCGGAGCGCTGGTCAATATCCATGGCGAGCTGGTCGGAATCAACACGGCCATCGCAAGTCCGACCGGCGGAAGCGTGGGTGTCGGGTTCGCGATTCCCAGCAACATGGCCCGTGCCGCCATGCAGAGTCTGATCAAGACGGGCCGTGTGGTGCGAGGATTTCTGGGAGCCTCGACGCAAGATGTCAGTCCTCCACTGGGGAAGATTTTTCGTTTGCCGGATGTCAAGGGTGCGATCGTCACCGATGTGCAATCCAAAGGGTCGGCTGAGCGAGCGGGTCTGAAACGAGGCGATGTCGTGGTGCGCTTCGACGGGCGGGACATCATGGACAGCGGCCAGTTGCGGAACCTGGTGGCACAATCGCCGATCGGCAGCAAACACCGCGTGGATCTGATCCGGGAAGGGAAACAGTATCAGGCCGATCTGGTCATTCAGGAAGCGCCGCGTGAACGCATGAAGAAAAATCAGATGGCATCCTCGGCGGTCTCGACGGCCCATCCGCTGGCGGGCGTCGTCTTCGATGACGTCACTCCTCCTCTGGCACGGCAGATGGATTTGCCGGTGAATAACGGCGTAGTCGTGACCGATATTGAAGACGGCAGCTTAGCCGAAACCTCCGGTTTGCAGCCGGGTGACGTCGTGCTGGAAATGAATCGACAGCCTGTCAACAGCTTTGCCGTTCTCCAACGCCTTGCCGATCCCCTCAAACCCACCGATCTTGCTCTGCTGCTTGTCAATCGCCAGGGCAATGTCATGTATATCCCCGTACAGGGAGAGTAA
- a CDS encoding Na+/H+ antiporter: protein MESIFLTATLWLALAVISALIASSLRLSIALVEICAGVVIAAGLEFFELSHVLAADSEWVKFLAASGAVVLTFLAGAELDPDIVRMKLAEISIVGFVGFMAPFLGCTAVAYYLLGWDANASWLCGVALSTTSMAVIYAVMLETGFNRTEFGKGILASCFVTDLGTVIALGLLFAPFTHKTLVFIVGVIVALMMLPYMTAWLTRHYAHRTAAIRTKWVMLTLFGLGALALWSGSEAVLPAYLTGMVLAGSAARDTHWIRRLRTLTVGFLTPFYFLRAGTFVSLPALLAAPLVFLALLMGKVASKIFGLYPLIGLFRQDRKERWYYTLLMSTGLTFGTISSLYGLTHGLVTQEQYSFLVATVIASAVIPTLVAGLFFVPTHLLPKADHEKRAVRRINDLSDEG, encoded by the coding sequence ATGGAATCGATTTTTCTCACGGCAACCCTGTGGCTCGCCCTCGCTGTTATCTCTGCACTCATTGCATCCTCGCTTCGCCTCTCCATCGCTTTGGTTGAAATCTGTGCGGGAGTCGTCATCGCTGCGGGACTGGAGTTCTTCGAGCTCAGCCATGTTCTCGCCGCCGATTCGGAATGGGTAAAATTTCTCGCCGCCTCCGGAGCCGTTGTCCTCACGTTTCTGGCCGGTGCGGAACTCGATCCCGACATCGTCCGCATGAAGTTGGCCGAGATCAGTATTGTCGGATTCGTGGGATTCATGGCGCCGTTCCTTGGCTGCACCGCGGTGGCCTATTACCTATTGGGGTGGGACGCGAATGCCAGTTGGCTCTGCGGCGTCGCACTTTCCACAACATCGATGGCGGTAATCTATGCAGTCATGCTGGAAACGGGATTTAATAGGACAGAATTCGGCAAGGGAATTCTCGCTTCATGCTTTGTCACTGACTTAGGAACCGTGATAGCCCTTGGGCTACTCTTTGCGCCGTTTACCCATAAAACTCTTGTGTTTATCGTGGGTGTCATTGTCGCGCTGATGATGTTGCCTTATATGACCGCGTGGCTGACGCGGCACTATGCGCATCGTACGGCTGCGATCAGAACGAAATGGGTCATGCTGACGCTGTTTGGATTGGGCGCGCTGGCGTTGTGGTCGGGAAGCGAAGCGGTGTTGCCGGCGTATCTTACGGGCATGGTGCTCGCGGGAAGCGCCGCGAGGGATACGCATTGGATTCGTCGATTGAGAACCCTGACCGTGGGATTTCTCACGCCCTTTTACTTTCTTCGCGCCGGAACATTCGTGTCCTTGCCCGCTCTCCTTGCCGCGCCGCTCGTGTTTCTCGCGTTGCTTATGGGGAAAGTGGCATCGAAGATTTTTGGTCTCTATCCCCTTATCGGCCTTTTCCGTCAGGACCGCAAGGAACGCTGGTACTACACACTGTTGATGTCCACCGGCTTGACGTTTGGGACGATTTCTTCTCTCTACGGCCTGACGCACGGATTGGTCACTCAAGAGCAGTATTCCTTTCTCGTAGCGACGGTCATCGCGAGCGCGGTCATACCGACTCTCGTTGCAGGCCTGTTTTTTGTTCCCACACACCTCTTGCCGAAAGCTGATCATGAGAAACGGGCAGTGAGACGGATCAATGACCTGAGCGACGAGGGCTAG
- a CDS encoding Sodium-dependent transporter, translated as MEARTFTFLGLSQFVHHYLLWFLLGAYALAAVFPGPGLTIRQLSFGTLSFSGIGSQISLLLIFLAILMFNAGLGLKTSHLKALTDHKWLLMTGLAANVLIPIAYIFCITLLLLMWHNPEEAQHILVGLALVAAMPIAGASSTWTQNSNGNLALSLGLILFSTLLSPIITPWAFYVFGEMASEEYEAVLYNVSAYGSGGFLGLWVVLPTLLGLSIRIAVPETRLAALMPYIKLVNSVVLLLLNYSNASVSLPKAVAEHDWDFLAVTFTITTGLCLTAFAVGYWLSGRFRLEQSETVALMYGLGMNNNGTGLVLASLVLAAYPRVMVPIIFYNLVQHVVAGSIHMALDRNRMAQER; from the coding sequence ATGGAAGCGCGGACATTCACATTTCTCGGCCTATCTCAGTTCGTTCATCATTACCTGCTCTGGTTTCTACTCGGCGCCTATGCGCTCGCTGCAGTCTTCCCCGGCCCCGGACTCACGATCAGACAGTTATCGTTCGGCACTCTTTCATTCTCCGGAATCGGATCCCAAATCTCGCTGCTTTTAATTTTCCTGGCGATCCTCATGTTTAATGCAGGGCTCGGTCTGAAAACGTCCCATCTGAAAGCGCTCACTGATCACAAGTGGCTCTTGATGACCGGGCTTGCCGCCAATGTCCTTATTCCAATCGCTTATATCTTTTGCATCACTCTGCTTTTGCTGATGTGGCATAACCCCGAAGAGGCACAACACATTCTGGTAGGCCTTGCACTGGTTGCGGCCATGCCCATTGCCGGCGCTTCGTCCACCTGGACGCAGAATTCGAACGGAAATCTGGCGCTGAGCCTCGGGTTGATTCTCTTCTCAACGCTCCTGAGTCCTATCATTACACCGTGGGCTTTCTATGTATTTGGCGAAATGGCCTCCGAGGAATATGAAGCGGTCCTATACAATGTCTCCGCCTACGGGTCAGGAGGGTTTCTGGGCCTCTGGGTGGTGCTCCCCACCTTGCTGGGTCTTAGCATTCGCATAGCCGTACCTGAAACCAGGTTAGCGGCGTTGATGCCATATATCAAACTCGTGAATTCGGTAGTGTTGCTGCTGTTGAATTATTCGAATGCCTCGGTTTCGCTCCCGAAAGCAGTGGCTGAGCACGATTGGGATTTTCTCGCTGTCACGTTCACCATTACGACAGGCCTGTGTCTCACGGCATTTGCCGTCGGGTATTGGCTCAGCGGTCGTTTTAGACTAGAACAGTCTGAAACGGTCGCATTGATGTATGGCCTGGGAATGAATAACAATGGAACAGGCCTCGTGTTGGCCTCTCTTGTTCTGGCCGCCTACCCACGCGTCATGGTTCCAATCATTTTTTATAACTTAGTGCAACATGTAGTAGCCGGTAGTATTCACATGGCTCTCGATCGGAATAGGATGGCTCAAGAACGCTGA
- a CDS encoding CzcABC family efflux RND transporter, transmembrane protein: protein MIERLIRTALEQRLLVLLVVFGLIAGGMAAFHHLPIDAFPDVTPVQVQVITRAPSLAPSEIERLVTFPLEIELTNLPGKTELRSVSRFGISVITVVFEDTIDIYFARQLVLERILRARSGLPQSAEPVLGPVSTGLSEVFMYLVEGTTQTLMDLRTLQDWVIRPMLRAVPGLADVDTLGGLAKQYEVLVDPNRLTSFDLTLRQVQAAVAGNNQNAGGSYIEQGGDKLVVYGVGLARSAADLEQIVVAAHEGTPIYLRDVARVRQGTAIRLGGVTRDGKGEVLEGIAVMLRGGNSREIVLGVKDAVELVNRVLPAGVTLSPFYDRIELVARALDTVERALLEGAAVVILVLYFFLRNLRGALVVAVTLPLATLATFLIMQQVGLSANLMSLGGLAISLGMIVDAAIVQVENVERHLGEQTTGRGLSVTDRLPVVLRAVLEVRRPSLFGELIIALTFVPLLTLQGMEGKMFIPLALTVVIALLSSLVLSMTVVPVLAAVLMRPRVVQEGGPVLERGRRLYRRMLEGAIGRTRLVAFVAAAVLVGGAALIPFIGREFVPIMDEGSIVVNLVRLPSIGLSESLKISGEVERLLLEIPDVRSVISRTGANELGTDPMGMELSDMYVLLKPESEWRARDKTRIEEQVRRRLEQVPGIAFGLSQPIAMRVDELVSGVRSQVAVKLFGDDLETLRMKADEIARAMRQVRGMSDLRVEQVSGLYYLKIDIDRAKIARHGINVAEITEVIEAVGGGIAAGEVFEGQWRFPIVVRFPDDRRTDVETIAALWVTAPDGSRIPLRELADIRIVEGPAQISREHASRRIVIEANVVGRDLVGAVEEAQTGVARLVQLPSGYYLTWGGQFENQQKAMARLAVVVPLVVGLIFLLLYFTFGTLRHAALILLAIPFAMVGGLLALLLGGLYLSVPASVGFIALFGVAVLNGVVKIAYITQLREQGMPLDEAVLTGMVLRLRPVLMTAVVAIIALLPLLLATGPGSEIQRPLATVVIGGLFSSTALTLVVLPVLYRWMEERIAQQGEA, encoded by the coding sequence ATGATCGAACGGCTGATCCGTACGGCGTTAGAGCAACGACTTCTCGTGCTGCTGGTCGTTTTCGGACTTATTGCGGGCGGCATGGCGGCATTCCACCATCTGCCGATCGATGCGTTTCCCGATGTGACGCCCGTCCAAGTTCAAGTGATCACCCGTGCGCCCTCCTTAGCTCCTTCCGAAATCGAACGTCTTGTGACTTTTCCCCTGGAGATTGAGTTGACGAATTTGCCCGGCAAAACGGAACTCCGGTCGGTGTCTCGATTCGGGATCTCGGTGATCACCGTGGTCTTTGAGGATACGATCGATATCTACTTCGCCCGGCAACTCGTCCTGGAACGGATACTTCGAGCGCGATCCGGTCTTCCACAAAGCGCTGAGCCGGTGTTGGGACCGGTCAGTACGGGACTGAGCGAGGTCTTCATGTATCTCGTCGAGGGGACGACGCAGACCCTCATGGACTTGCGGACCCTTCAAGATTGGGTGATCCGTCCGATGCTGCGAGCAGTTCCGGGTCTCGCGGATGTCGATACATTGGGCGGCTTGGCCAAGCAGTATGAGGTGCTGGTCGATCCTAATCGATTGACGAGCTTTGATCTCACATTGCGCCAGGTGCAGGCTGCCGTAGCAGGGAACAACCAAAATGCCGGCGGCAGTTACATCGAGCAAGGCGGGGATAAATTGGTCGTCTATGGTGTTGGGCTGGCCCGCTCTGCGGCGGATCTGGAACAGATCGTGGTGGCGGCGCACGAGGGCACACCGATTTATCTCCGGGATGTCGCCCGAGTCAGACAAGGAACGGCGATCCGATTGGGTGGAGTCACGCGTGACGGGAAGGGGGAAGTCCTCGAAGGCATTGCCGTCATGCTCCGAGGCGGCAACAGCCGGGAAATTGTCTTGGGAGTGAAAGACGCGGTCGAGTTGGTCAACCGGGTATTGCCGGCCGGTGTCACGCTATCGCCGTTCTATGACCGCATTGAACTTGTGGCGCGGGCTCTCGATACCGTCGAACGCGCTCTGCTGGAGGGCGCCGCGGTCGTCATCCTCGTCCTGTATTTCTTCTTGAGGAATCTTCGTGGCGCGCTTGTCGTCGCTGTGACCTTGCCTCTGGCCACCTTGGCTACATTTCTGATCATGCAACAGGTCGGCCTCTCCGCGAATCTGATGTCGTTGGGTGGCTTGGCCATCTCGCTGGGAATGATCGTCGATGCGGCCATCGTGCAGGTAGAAAATGTGGAACGCCATCTGGGCGAGCAGACCACGGGCCGAGGCCTTTCGGTTACCGATCGGTTGCCGGTCGTCTTACGCGCCGTCCTGGAAGTGCGGCGGCCGAGCCTGTTCGGTGAATTGATCATTGCGTTGACCTTTGTTCCGCTCCTGACGCTGCAAGGAATGGAAGGCAAGATGTTTATTCCGCTGGCGCTGACGGTGGTGATCGCCCTCCTGAGCTCCTTGGTGCTTTCAATGACGGTGGTTCCGGTACTGGCGGCGGTGCTTATGAGACCTCGCGTCGTGCAGGAGGGCGGGCCGGTGTTGGAGCGCGGGCGGAGGCTGTATCGCCGGATGTTGGAGGGAGCCATCGGCAGAACTCGTCTGGTCGCCTTCGTGGCGGCCGCAGTACTCGTCGGCGGAGCAGCTCTGATCCCGTTCATCGGTCGGGAATTCGTGCCGATCATGGATGAAGGATCGATCGTCGTGAATTTGGTGCGGCTTCCGAGCATCGGTCTGAGCGAATCGTTAAAGATCTCAGGGGAAGTTGAACGGCTTCTGTTGGAGATTCCGGACGTACGCTCTGTGATTTCACGCACCGGCGCCAATGAGTTGGGTACCGATCCAATGGGGATGGAACTCAGCGATATGTACGTCTTGCTTAAGCCGGAGTCCGAGTGGCGGGCGCGGGACAAAACTCGGATCGAGGAGCAGGTTCGCCGACGGCTGGAGCAAGTGCCCGGTATCGCATTCGGGTTGTCCCAACCGATCGCCATGCGGGTCGATGAACTGGTCTCGGGAGTCCGATCTCAGGTCGCCGTCAAACTGTTCGGCGATGACCTTGAGACGTTGCGGATGAAGGCCGACGAAATCGCGCGGGCGATGCGGCAAGTGCGGGGCATGTCCGATCTACGAGTCGAGCAGGTATCGGGTCTCTATTACCTGAAGATCGACATCGACCGTGCCAAGATCGCGCGTCACGGGATCAACGTCGCAGAGATCACGGAAGTGATTGAAGCCGTCGGCGGCGGCATTGCCGCTGGCGAGGTTTTCGAAGGACAGTGGCGCTTCCCGATCGTCGTGCGATTCCCGGACGATCGGCGCACCGATGTGGAGACGATTGCAGCCTTGTGGGTGACGGCCCCGGACGGCTCACGGATTCCTCTTCGTGAGTTGGCCGACATTCGAATTGTGGAAGGCCCGGCGCAAATCAGTCGGGAGCATGCGAGTCGCCGGATCGTGATCGAGGCGAATGTGGTGGGGCGTGATCTGGTCGGTGCGGTAGAAGAGGCTCAAACAGGAGTCGCACGTCTGGTGCAGCTCCCGTCAGGCTATTATTTGACTTGGGGCGGCCAATTCGAAAATCAACAGAAGGCTATGGCACGTCTGGCCGTAGTCGTTCCGTTGGTCGTCGGCCTGATTTTCTTATTGCTGTATTTCACGTTTGGAACCCTGCGGCACGCGGCGCTCATTCTCCTCGCGATCCCGTTCGCAATGGTCGGCGGTCTGTTGGCGTTGTTGCTGGGTGGGCTGTATCTATCGGTCCCTGCGTCCGTCGGTTTCATCGCCTTGTTCGGTGTGGCGGTGCTCAACGGAGTCGTGAAGATTGCTTACATCACCCAGCTGCGAGAGCAGGGGATGCCGTTGGATGAGGCGGTGTTGACCGGCATGGTCTTGCGGTTGCGTCCTGTGTTGATGACCGCGGTCGTCGCAATAATCGCGCTTCTTCCTTTGCTGCTGGCCACCGGTCCAGGTTCTGAAATCCAACGCCCGCTCGCCACAGTCGTGATAGGGGGATTGTTTTCCTCGACGGCGTTGACGCTGGTGGTATTGCCGGTACTGTATCGGTGGATGGAAGAAAGGATTGCTCAACAGGGCGAAGCTTAA
- a CDS encoding CzcABC family efflux RND transporter, outer membrane protein has protein sequence MRPALVCGIIAAFVCAVISHSCPTSYAAELHPNGYTLNQVIQLALQHNPKMKGAEAALEQSRNQRVTAGAYLNPTITGSIGRGSIRDPRTGVSIAERTITVEQPLEWLGKRAARQHAAEAGVGAALAGFDQTKVSVMADVKGAFFRLLFAQQDARLARENLKTVEDLVKLVSARVSTKEAPKFELIKATVELQKSQKDLARADNALLVARAQLNTVTGKAMGESFAVQGEFETARAGLELHALVNQALERQPALRRQQKAVEQAEYTIEHERASRIPNVSMIGQYHREAGDESVTAGFSVALPVWYRRQGEIGTAMGAHREAQAERDRIQQELEQTIIQYFQEMQTAQAQMKVFEQGLLHQAQEALDIAQFSFRHGATSLLEVIDAQRVSRQTLLEYAQAQADHSIALARLERAVGELP, from the coding sequence ATGAGACCTGCACTCGTTTGCGGGATCATCGCCGCGTTCGTCTGCGCGGTGATATCCCACTCTTGCCCGACGAGCTATGCCGCAGAACTTCACCCAAACGGATACACATTGAATCAAGTCATACAGCTTGCGCTTCAACACAACCCCAAGATGAAGGGTGCGGAAGCAGCCTTGGAACAAAGCCGGAATCAACGGGTTACGGCCGGCGCCTATCTCAATCCCACCATCACCGGGTCCATCGGCCGAGGATCGATTCGTGATCCTCGAACCGGGGTCTCCATCGCCGAACGGACTATTACGGTGGAGCAGCCGTTGGAGTGGCTGGGCAAGCGAGCGGCCAGACAACACGCCGCTGAGGCAGGCGTAGGGGCCGCTCTTGCCGGATTCGACCAAACAAAAGTGTCGGTCATGGCCGACGTCAAAGGCGCATTCTTCCGATTGCTCTTTGCGCAACAGGATGCACGGCTTGCGAGAGAAAATCTGAAGACGGTCGAAGACCTCGTGAAGTTGGTGAGTGCGCGTGTGAGTACCAAGGAGGCGCCGAAATTCGAGTTAATCAAAGCGACCGTCGAACTCCAGAAATCCCAAAAAGATCTGGCGAGAGCGGACAATGCCCTCCTCGTCGCTCGTGCGCAACTCAATACGGTGACAGGCAAGGCCATGGGAGAATCTTTTGCCGTCCAAGGAGAATTTGAAACAGCGAGGGCCGGCTTGGAACTCCACGCACTGGTGAATCAGGCACTCGAGCGACAGCCCGCGCTTCGCCGACAGCAGAAAGCGGTCGAGCAGGCCGAATACACGATCGAGCATGAACGCGCGTCGCGCATTCCGAATGTCTCCATGATCGGCCAGTATCATCGGGAAGCCGGCGATGAATCCGTCACAGCAGGATTCAGCGTGGCGTTGCCGGTCTGGTATCGCCGACAGGGAGAAATCGGGACGGCGATGGGTGCTCATCGAGAAGCGCAGGCGGAGCGGGATCGAATACAGCAGGAGCTGGAGCAGACCATTATCCAATATTTTCAGGAAATGCAGACCGCTCAAGCGCAGATGAAGGTGTTTGAACAAGGGCTCCTGCACCAAGCTCAAGAAGCCCTCGACATCGCCCAGTTCAGTTTTCGCCATGGAGCGACCAGCCTGCTCGAAGTCATCGACGCGCAGCGTGTCTCTCGCCAGACCCTGCTCGAATATGCCCAAGCGCAAGCCGATCATTCCATCGCGCTGGCCCGGCTGGAGCGGGCGGTGGGAGAATTGCCATGA
- a CDS encoding CzcABC family efflux RND transporter, outer membrane protein encodes MNSLFSEFSRKLISILTVSLLGLTMVVPNATDLALAGEGPLSLSALIEELAARNPEVKAARERWDAAQAVVPQVQTLPDPRLQIGYQRMPMVPPVVEGAMYGIGQEIPFPGKLKLKGEVAQRDAERLEQEYNATRLRLVAALKQAYYDLHFIHKSIDIVERNKTLLTQFEKTAKARYSVGQAAQQDVFRAQVEISRVLDRLAVLDQQKESLHAAINRLLNRPPDGPLDTPEEVHSTLLTLPLQELNQRANEFSPALLATAKSIDRSERAVSLARRQFYPDFDVTALGIRNDKINDNGYQVMVGIKIPLFYESKQKQGVREALAGLEGAREDFAAARQDLLFQVKDGFVQAQRAERLITILRDAIIPQATLGLQAAQAGYAVGKVDFLTLLNSLLTLQDSQLELHSEMVNHEKALARLEAVTGGPLEGSKRKPAS; translated from the coding sequence GTGAACTCATTATTCAGCGAATTTTCTAGAAAACTTATCAGCATTCTGACTGTTTCGTTATTGGGCCTGACTATGGTTGTTCCGAATGCCACAGACCTCGCTCTGGCAGGCGAAGGCCCCCTCTCTCTTTCTGCCCTCATCGAAGAATTGGCTGCCCGCAATCCGGAGGTCAAGGCGGCACGTGAGCGCTGGGATGCGGCACAGGCTGTCGTGCCACAGGTGCAGACCTTGCCCGATCCCCGTCTCCAAATAGGTTATCAGCGCATGCCGATGGTGCCTCCCGTGGTCGAAGGGGCGATGTATGGAATCGGGCAGGAGATCCCCTTTCCGGGCAAACTCAAGCTGAAGGGTGAAGTGGCGCAACGTGACGCTGAACGGTTGGAGCAGGAATACAACGCCACCCGCCTGAGGCTGGTGGCCGCGCTCAAGCAGGCCTATTACGACCTGCACTTCATCCACAAGAGCATCGATATCGTGGAGAGGAACAAGACGCTGCTGACACAATTCGAGAAAACGGCCAAGGCTCGATATAGTGTGGGGCAAGCCGCCCAACAGGATGTGTTCCGGGCCCAAGTCGAAATTTCTCGCGTCCTGGATCGGCTGGCTGTCCTCGACCAGCAGAAGGAGAGCCTTCACGCAGCCATCAATCGGCTCTTGAATCGTCCACCGGACGGTCCTTTGGACACACCGGAAGAAGTGCACAGTACCCTTCTGACGCTCCCGCTCCAAGAACTTAACCAGCGGGCGAACGAATTCTCGCCCGCGCTGCTCGCGACGGCAAAAAGCATCGATCGTTCTGAACGGGCTGTCTCGCTGGCAAGACGGCAGTTTTATCCCGACTTTGATGTGACGGCGCTGGGCATCCGCAACGACAAGATCAATGACAATGGCTACCAAGTGATGGTGGGCATCAAGATCCCCCTGTTCTATGAATCGAAGCAGAAGCAAGGCGTACGAGAAGCATTGGCAGGGCTTGAAGGCGCTCGGGAAGACTTTGCCGCTGCCAGACAGGATCTTTTGTTTCAAGTCAAGGACGGCTTCGTCCAAGCACAGCGAGCCGAGCGCCTGATCACGATTCTTCGAGATGCCATTATTCCTCAGGCGACCCTGGGCCTGCAGGCGGCGCAAGCCGGCTATGCCGTGGGAAAAGTAGACTTTCTGACGCTGCTCAACAGTCTGTTGACTTTACAGGACAGCCAGCTCGAATTGCACAGCGAGATGGTCAACCATGAGAAAGCGCTGGCCCGACTCGAGGCAGTCACCGGCGGGCCGTTGGAGGGATCGAAAAGGAAACCGGCGTCATGA